A stretch of Tenrec ecaudatus isolate mTenEca1 chromosome 2, mTenEca1.hap1, whole genome shotgun sequence DNA encodes these proteins:
- the CLK4 gene encoding dual specificity protein kinase CLK4 isoform X3: MDGIHVAVKIVKNVGRYREAAHSEVQVLEHLNSTDPNSVFRCVQMLEWFDHHGHVCIVFELLGLSTYDFIKENSFLPFQIDHIRQMAYQICQSINFLHHNKLTHTDLKPENILFVKSDYVVKYNSKMKRDERTLKNTDIKVVDFGSATYDDEHHSTLVSTRHYRAPEVILALGWSQPCDVWSIGCILIEYYLGFTVFQTHDSKEHLAMMERILGPIPAHMIQKTRKRKYFHHDQLDWDEHSSAGRYVRRRCKPLKEFMLCDDEEHEKLFDLVRRMLEYEPTKRITLDEALQHPFFDLLKEK; this comes from the exons ggATGGCATACATGTTGCAgtgaaaattgttaaaaatgtaGGTCGATACCGAGAAGCCGCTCATTCAGAAGTTCAAGTGTTGGAGCATTTGAATAGTACTGATCCCAATAGTGTCTT cCGATGTGTCCAGATGCTAGAATGGTTTGATCATCATGGTCATGTTTGtattgtgtttgaactgctgggaCTTAGTACCTATGATTTCATTAAAGAAAACAGTTTTCTGCCATTTCAAATTGACCACATCAGACAGATGGCATATCAGATCTGCCAATCAATAAATT TTTTGCATCACAATAAATTAACCCATACAGATCTGAAgcctgaaaatattttatttgtgaaGTCTGACTATGTAGTAAAATATAACTCAAAAATG AAGCGTGATGAACGTACACTGAAAAACACAGATATCAAGGTTGTTGACTTTGGGAGTGCTACATACGATGATGAGCATCACAGCACTTTGGTGTCCACACGACATTACAGAGCTCCAGAGGTCATTCTGG CTTTAGGGTGGTCTCAGCCTTGTGATGTGTGGAGCATAGGTTGCATTCTTATTGAATATTACCTTGGCTTCACAGTTTTTCAG ACTCATGATAGTAAAGAGCACCTGGCAATGATGGAACGGATATTAGGACCGATACCAGCACACATGATTCAGAAAACCAG AAAACGCAAGTATTTTCATCATGACCAGCTGGATTGGGATGAACATAGTTCTGCTGGTAGATACGTCAGGAGACGCTGCAAGCCATTAAag GAATTTATGCTTTGTGATGATGAAGAACACGAGAAACTGTTTGATTTGGTCCGAAGAATGCTAGAATATGAACCAACTAAAAGAATTACTTTGGATGAAGCATTGCAGCATCCTTTCTTTGACTTATTAAAAGAGAAATGA